The Dioscorea cayenensis subsp. rotundata cultivar TDr96_F1 chromosome 19, TDr96_F1_v2_PseudoChromosome.rev07_lg8_w22 25.fasta, whole genome shotgun sequence genome includes a window with the following:
- the LOC120249650 gene encoding pleiotropic drug resistance protein 3-like isoform X2 has protein sequence MIDMEFEEIATENRLSSHLPAAPSINHINGGDNDDHDHGHDGDITRRRRTVVSDQRDINEVDHDVTTKLGAAVDKRLFIIDSLIKHIENDNLRLLQRQKQRIDRVDVEVPNIEVRYNNLSVEAECEVVEGKPLPTLWNTAKGFFSGFLRLTGLNHEDAKIVIIKNVSGIIKPSRLTLLLGPPGCGKTTFLQALAGKLDKSLKVCPLLIVSVSKDHLLHNANVPLFFFNVIYLFVLVIYSLQVTGEVSYNGYKLDEFIPGKTSSYVSQHDLHIPEMTVRETLDFSARFQGVGCREEILDEVCRKEKQAGIVPEPEIDTYMKAISVKGLKTSIQTDYVMKIMGMDICADIMVGDAMRRGISGGQKKRLTTAEVIVGPTKALFMDEISTGLDSSTTFQIVTCLQQMAHISEATIVISLLQPAPETYDLFDDIILMAEGKIVYQGPRDQVLAFFGECGFRCPERKGEADFLQEVLSRRDQEQYWYHPRETYTYVSVDGFCKQFKLFCMGKNLEEELSKSFDKSQSHKNALSFNIYSLPKWELFKACTSRELLLMKRNSFTYIFKISQLAIMASICMSVFLRSDMVLDVVHADHLMSSLFFTIMVLMVNGLPELTMTVSRLPCFYKQRDFHFYPAWAYAIPATISKIPISLIESLIWTSVTYYGIGYSPEPVRFFRQFLILFVVHQVALSIYRCLAACFRTMVPSIMFSTMMCTAMLTVGGFLLPKPSIPGWLRWGFWVSPFTYTQIGLTVNEFLAPRWQKVSALNTTIGNIVLKSHGLDFESYFYWVALGALLGFAFLFNLGFVLALTFSRPIGKSCAIISREKLSQINGGINDATTTFPENPKKTKRRMMVLPFQPFAMTFQDICYYVDTPPQMREQGYTGKKLQLLHNITGAFRPGILSVLMGVSGAGKTTLLDVLSGRKTGGAIEGDIRIGGYPKMQETFARISGYCEQTDIHSPQITVEESVIFSAWLRLPNNIDSKTRSEFVNDVLETIELDDIKDALVGTQGVNGLSTEQRKRLTIAVELVANPSILFMDEPTSGLDARAAAIVMRAVKNVADTGRTVVCTIHQPSIDIFEAFDELILMKMGGRLIYSGPLGQHSSKVVEYFESIRGVPKIKDNQNPAAWILEVTSASAEAQLEVNFAQIYKESTLYNDNKELVKQLNTPPPGSKDLHFLTRFPQNEWVQFSACLWKQYLSYWRSPSYNLVRLIFILFVSLVMAALFWKQGKTLNNQQSLFNILGSMNQAVLFNSINNCALIMPFVVTERVVLYREKFAGMYSPWAYSFAQVVIEIPCAFIQALLFTILAYPTIGYYWSAYKFLWFLYTMFCSILSFVYLGMLLASLTPNLQMATISSSFFYQSSTLFSGFILSGPYGDIQQEITVFGETKTVADFLQDYFGFQHDRLRLVALVLLAFPLLFASLFAYCIGKLNFQRR, from the exons ATGATCGACATGGAGTTTGAAGAGATAGCAACGGAGAACAGGCTCTCTTCACATCTCCCTGCAGCTCCTTCCATTAATCATATTAATGGTGGCGAtaatgatgatcatgatcatggTCATGATGGAGatataacaagaagaagaagaacagtagTGTCTGATCAAAGAGATATTAATGAAGTTGATCATGATGTCACCACCAAACTTGGAGCTGCAGTGGACAAGAGACTCTTCATTATTGACAGTCTCATCAAACACATTGAGAATGATAATCTCAGGCTGTTGCAGAGACAGAAACAGAGAATAGACAG AGTGGATGTGGAAGTCCCTAATATTGAGGTGAGGTACAATAACTTAAGTGTGGAAGCTGAGTGTGAAGTAGTTGAAGGAAAGCCTCTGCCAACTCTCTGGAATACAGCCAAAGGGTTTTTCTCT GGGTTTCTTAGGTTAACAGGTTTAAACCATGAAGATGCAAAGATTGTGATCATCAAAAATGTGAGTGGTATCATCAAGCCTTCCAG ATTGACTCTGTTACTTGGACCCCCAGGATGTGGAAAAACCACATTCCTACAGGCACTTGCTGGGAAATTAGATAAATCTCTCAAGGTTTGTCCACTCTTAATAGTGTCTGTCTCCAAGGATCATTTGTTACACAATGCAAAtgttcctctttttttttttaatgtaatttatttgtttgttttggtcaTCTATTCCCTGCAGGTCACAGGGGAAGTTTCTTACAATGGCTACAAACTGGATGAATTTATTCCTGGGAAGACATCTTCTTATGTTAGTCAGCATGATCTGCACATTCCTGAAATGACAGTGAGAGAGACACTCGATTTCTCAGCAAGGTTTCAAGGTGTTGGTTGCAGGGAAG AAATCTTGGATGAGGTTTGTAGAAAAGAGAAACAGGCAGGAATTGTCCCTGAACCAGAGATTGACACATATATGAAGGCGATATCTGTCAAAGGACTAAAAACAAGTATTCAGACTGATTATGTGATGAAG ATCATGGGAATGGATATATGTGCGGATATAATGGTTGGGGATGCCATGAGAAGAGGTATCTCTGGTGGTCAGAAGAAACGACTGACTACAGCAGAGGTCATTGTTGGACCAACAAAAGCTCTTTTCATGGATGAAATCTCAACTGGATTAGATAGCTCCACCACATTTCAGATTGTTACTTGCCTCCAACAAATGGCTCACATTAGTGAAGCAACTATTGTCATTTCCCTTCTCCAACCTGCACCTGAAACCTATGATCTCTTTGACGACATTATTTTGATGGCAGAGGGTAAGATTGTGTATCAGGGCCCTCGTGATCAAGTTCTTGCTTTCTTTGGAGAATGTGGTTTCAGATGTCCAGAAAGAAAAGGAGAGGCTGACTTTCtccaagag GTTCTGTCCAGAAGGGATCAAGAGCAGTACTGGTATCATCCCCGAGAAACTTATACTTATGTTTCAGTTGATGGATTCTGCAAACAATTTAAACTATTTTGCATGGGCAAGAACTTGGAAGAGGAACTATCAAAATCATTTGATAAGTCACAATCTCATAAGAATGCCCTCTCATTCAACATATATTCTCTGCCTAAATGGGAACTGTTTAAAGCTTGCACAAGCAGAGAGTTACTTCTCATGAAGAGGAATTCATTTACTTACATCTTCAAAATTTCTCAG CTTGCGATAATGGCTTCCATCTGTATGTCAGTCTTTCTGCGATCGGACATGGTACTCGATGTTGTTCATGCCGATCACCTTATGAGCTCGCTGTTTTTCACAATTATGGTACTTATGGTCAACGGCTTACCAGAGCTAACCATGACTGTTTCCAGACTTCCCTGTTTCTACAAGCAAAGAGATTTCCATTTCTATCCAGCATGGGCATATGCCATTCCAGCCACCATTTCAAAAATTCCAATATCATTGATAGAATCTTTAATTTGGACATCAGTTACTTACTATGGTATTGGTTATAGTCCTGAACCAGTAAG GTTTTTTCGCCAATTCCTCATCCTCTTTGTTGTTCATCAAGTGGCTTTATCCATATACCGTTGTCTAGCTGCTTGTTTTCGGACTATGGTGCCTTCAATCATGTTTAGTACTATGATGTGTACGGCGATGTTAACAGTCGGCGGCTTTCTTCTTCCTAAAC CCTCCATACCAGGTTGGCTGAGGTGGGGATTTTGGGTCTCCCCATTCACATACACACAAATTGGATTGACAGTTAACGAGTTCCTCGCACCACGTTGGCAAAAG GTTTCAGCCTTGAATACGACTATCGGCAATATTGTTTTGAAAAGCCATGGATTAGACTTTGAGAGCTACTTTTATTGGGTAGCATTGGGGGCATTGCTTGGATTTGCTTTCCTTTTCAATTTGGGATTTGTTCTGGCTTTAACATTCAGCAGGC CTATCGGGAAGTCTTGCGCTATTATCTCCAGGGAGAAGCTTTCACAAATAAATGGAGGCATAAATGATGCAACCACCACATTTCCTGAAAATCCCAAAAAGACTAAAA GAAGGATGATGGTCTTGCCTTTCCAACCCTTTGCAATGACTTTTCAGGATATCTGTTATTATGTTGATACTCCTCcg CAAATGAGAGAACAAGGCTATACAGGGAAAAAGCTCCAATTACTGCACAACATTACTGGAGCATTCAGACCTGGCATTCTTTCAGTTTTGATGGGTGTCAGTGGAGCAGGGAAAACTACACTCTTGGATGTTCTCTCCGGCCGGAAAACTGGTGGTGCTATTGAGGGAGATATTAGAATCGGTGGATATCCTAAAATGCAAGAAACCTTTGCTAGGATTTCAGGTTACTGTGAACAGACAGACATACATTCTCCTCAAATTACTGTAGAAGAATCAGTCATCTTTTCAGCTTGGCTTCGTCTACCAAACAACATTGACTCTAAAACAAGATCT GAATTTGTGAATGACGTTCTTGAAACAATTGAGCTTGATGATATCAAAGATGCATTAGTTGGTACACAAGGGGTAAATGGCCTCTCTACCGAACAAAGGAAACGACTAACAATAGCTGTTGAGCTTGTAGCTAATCCTTCCATTTTATTTATGGATGAGCCTACCTCAGGACTTGATGCTAGAGCAGCTGCAATTGTCATGCGTGCTGTAAAAAATGTGGCTGATACTGGAAGGACAGTAGTTTGCACCATCCACCAGCCCAGCATCGATATATTTGAGGCATTTGATGAG ctaattctaatgaaaatgGGAGGAAGGCTGATTTATTCTGGACCACTGGGTCAGCATTCAAGCAAAGTCGTTGAATATTTTGAG AGTATCCGTGGAGttccaaaaattaaagataaccAGAATCCAGCAGCATGGATTTTGGAAGTTACATCTGCATCTGCTGAGGCACAACTTGAAGTGAATTTTGCACAAATATACAAGGAATCAACTCTTTACAA TGACAATAAAGAACTAGTTAAACAGCTAAACACACCACCACCAGGTTCAAAAGATTTGCATTTTCTGACTCGTTTCCCACAAAATGAATGGGTTCAGTTCTCAGCTTGTCTGTGGAAACAATACTTGTCCTACTGGAGAAGTCCTTCATACAACTTGGTCCGgttgatttttattcttttcgtGTCTTTGGTAATGGCAGCATTGTTTTGGAAACAAGGGAAGACATT AAACAATCAACAGAGCCTGTTCAACATCCTTGGCTCAATGAACCAGGCAGTACTCTTCAACAGCATAAACAACTGCGCATTAATTATGCCATTTGTGGTAACCGAGCGTGTTGTTCTTTATCGTGAAAAATTTGCAGGGATGTACTCTCCATGGGCCTACTCATTTGCACAG gtagTCATTGAGATCCCTTGTGCATTCATCCAAGCGCTGTTGTTCACAATCCTCGCATACCCAACTATTGGCTACTACTGGTCAGCATACAAATTCCTATGGTTCTTGTACACCATGTTCTGCTCCATTCTCAGTTTTGTTTACCTTGGGATGCTTCTTGCTTCATTGACTCCAAATCTTCAAATGGCCACCATATCATCATCTTTCTTTTATCAAAGTTCCACTCTTTTCTCTGGTTTCATACTCTCAGGCCCA TATGGAGATATTCAGCAGGAGATAACAGTGTTTGGAGAAACCAAGACAGTGGCTGATTTTCTCCAGGATTACTTTGGGTTTCAACATGATAGACTCAGACTGGTGGCTTTGGTTCTTCTTGCCTTTCCTTTATTGTTTGCTTCTCTTTTTGCTTATTGTATAGGAAAACTCAACTTCCAGAGGAGATGA
- the LOC120249650 gene encoding pleiotropic drug resistance protein 3-like isoform X1: MIDMEFEEIATENRLSSHLPAAPSINHINGGDNDDHDHGHDGDITRRRRTVVSDQRDINEVDHDVTTKLGAAVDKRLFIIDSLIKHIENDNLRLLQRQKQRIDRVDVEVPNIEVRYNNLSVEAECEVVEGKPLPTLWNTAKGFFSGFLRLTGLNHEDAKIVIIKNVSGIIKPSRLTLLLGPPGCGKTTFLQALAGKLDKSLKVCPLLIVSVSKDHLLHNANVPLFFFNVIYLFVLVIYSLQVTGEVSYNGYKLDEFIPGKTSSYVSQHDLHIPEMTVRETLDFSARFQGVGCREEILDEVCRKEKQAGIVPEPEIDTYMKAISVKGLKTSIQTDYVMKIMGMDICADIMVGDAMRRGISGGQKKRLTTAEVIVGPTKALFMDEISTGLDSSTTFQIVTCLQQMAHISEATIVISLLQPAPETYDLFDDIILMAEGKIVYQGPRDQVLAFFGECGFRCPERKGEADFLQEVLSRRDQEQYWYHPRETYTYVSVDGFCKQFKLFCMGKNLEEELSKSFDKSQSHKNALSFNIYSLPKWELFKACTSRELLLMKRNSFTYIFKISQLAIMASICMSVFLRSDMVLDVVHADHLMSSLFFTIMVLMVNGLPELTMTVSRLPCFYKQRDFHFYPAWAYAIPATISKIPISLIESLIWTSVTYYGIGYSPEPVRFFRQFLILFVVHQVALSIYRCLAACFRTMVPSIMFSTMMCTAMLTVGGFLLPKPSIPGWLRWGFWVSPFTYTQIGLTVNEFLAPRWQKVSALNTTIGNIVLKSHGLDFESYFYWVALGALLGFAFLFNLGFVLALTFSRPIGKSCAIISREKLSQINGGINDATTTFPENPKKTKRRMMVLPFQPFAMTFQDICYYVDTPPQMREQGYTGKKLQLLHNITGAFRPGILSVLMGVSGAGKTTLLDVLSGRKTGGAIEGDIRIGGYPKMQETFARISGYCEQTDIHSPQITVEESVIFSAWLRLPNNIDSKTRSEFVNDVLETIELDDIKDALVGTQGVNGLSTEQRKRLTIAVELVANPSILFMDEPTSGLDARAAAIVMRAVKNVADTGRTVVCTIHQPSIDIFEAFDELILMKMGGRLIYSGPLGQHSSKVVEYFESIRGVPKIKDNQNPAAWILEVTSASAEAQLEVNFAQIYKESTLYNDNKELVKQLNTPPPGSKDLHFLTRFPQNEWVQFSACLWKQYLSYWRSPSYNLVRLIFILFVSLVMAALFWKQGKTLNNQQSLFNILGSMNQAVLFNSINNCALIMPFVVTERVVLYREKFAGMYSPWAYSFAQVVIEIPCAFIQALLFTILAYPTIGYYWSAYKFLWFLYTMFCSILSFVYLGMLLASLTPNLQMATISSSFFYQSSTLFSGFILSGPHIPKWWIWLYYILPLSWTLNGFFTSQYGDIQQEITVFGETKTVADFLQDYFGFQHDRLRLVALVLLAFPLLFASLFAYCIGKLNFQRR; this comes from the exons ATGATCGACATGGAGTTTGAAGAGATAGCAACGGAGAACAGGCTCTCTTCACATCTCCCTGCAGCTCCTTCCATTAATCATATTAATGGTGGCGAtaatgatgatcatgatcatggTCATGATGGAGatataacaagaagaagaagaacagtagTGTCTGATCAAAGAGATATTAATGAAGTTGATCATGATGTCACCACCAAACTTGGAGCTGCAGTGGACAAGAGACTCTTCATTATTGACAGTCTCATCAAACACATTGAGAATGATAATCTCAGGCTGTTGCAGAGACAGAAACAGAGAATAGACAG AGTGGATGTGGAAGTCCCTAATATTGAGGTGAGGTACAATAACTTAAGTGTGGAAGCTGAGTGTGAAGTAGTTGAAGGAAAGCCTCTGCCAACTCTCTGGAATACAGCCAAAGGGTTTTTCTCT GGGTTTCTTAGGTTAACAGGTTTAAACCATGAAGATGCAAAGATTGTGATCATCAAAAATGTGAGTGGTATCATCAAGCCTTCCAG ATTGACTCTGTTACTTGGACCCCCAGGATGTGGAAAAACCACATTCCTACAGGCACTTGCTGGGAAATTAGATAAATCTCTCAAGGTTTGTCCACTCTTAATAGTGTCTGTCTCCAAGGATCATTTGTTACACAATGCAAAtgttcctctttttttttttaatgtaatttatttgtttgttttggtcaTCTATTCCCTGCAGGTCACAGGGGAAGTTTCTTACAATGGCTACAAACTGGATGAATTTATTCCTGGGAAGACATCTTCTTATGTTAGTCAGCATGATCTGCACATTCCTGAAATGACAGTGAGAGAGACACTCGATTTCTCAGCAAGGTTTCAAGGTGTTGGTTGCAGGGAAG AAATCTTGGATGAGGTTTGTAGAAAAGAGAAACAGGCAGGAATTGTCCCTGAACCAGAGATTGACACATATATGAAGGCGATATCTGTCAAAGGACTAAAAACAAGTATTCAGACTGATTATGTGATGAAG ATCATGGGAATGGATATATGTGCGGATATAATGGTTGGGGATGCCATGAGAAGAGGTATCTCTGGTGGTCAGAAGAAACGACTGACTACAGCAGAGGTCATTGTTGGACCAACAAAAGCTCTTTTCATGGATGAAATCTCAACTGGATTAGATAGCTCCACCACATTTCAGATTGTTACTTGCCTCCAACAAATGGCTCACATTAGTGAAGCAACTATTGTCATTTCCCTTCTCCAACCTGCACCTGAAACCTATGATCTCTTTGACGACATTATTTTGATGGCAGAGGGTAAGATTGTGTATCAGGGCCCTCGTGATCAAGTTCTTGCTTTCTTTGGAGAATGTGGTTTCAGATGTCCAGAAAGAAAAGGAGAGGCTGACTTTCtccaagag GTTCTGTCCAGAAGGGATCAAGAGCAGTACTGGTATCATCCCCGAGAAACTTATACTTATGTTTCAGTTGATGGATTCTGCAAACAATTTAAACTATTTTGCATGGGCAAGAACTTGGAAGAGGAACTATCAAAATCATTTGATAAGTCACAATCTCATAAGAATGCCCTCTCATTCAACATATATTCTCTGCCTAAATGGGAACTGTTTAAAGCTTGCACAAGCAGAGAGTTACTTCTCATGAAGAGGAATTCATTTACTTACATCTTCAAAATTTCTCAG CTTGCGATAATGGCTTCCATCTGTATGTCAGTCTTTCTGCGATCGGACATGGTACTCGATGTTGTTCATGCCGATCACCTTATGAGCTCGCTGTTTTTCACAATTATGGTACTTATGGTCAACGGCTTACCAGAGCTAACCATGACTGTTTCCAGACTTCCCTGTTTCTACAAGCAAAGAGATTTCCATTTCTATCCAGCATGGGCATATGCCATTCCAGCCACCATTTCAAAAATTCCAATATCATTGATAGAATCTTTAATTTGGACATCAGTTACTTACTATGGTATTGGTTATAGTCCTGAACCAGTAAG GTTTTTTCGCCAATTCCTCATCCTCTTTGTTGTTCATCAAGTGGCTTTATCCATATACCGTTGTCTAGCTGCTTGTTTTCGGACTATGGTGCCTTCAATCATGTTTAGTACTATGATGTGTACGGCGATGTTAACAGTCGGCGGCTTTCTTCTTCCTAAAC CCTCCATACCAGGTTGGCTGAGGTGGGGATTTTGGGTCTCCCCATTCACATACACACAAATTGGATTGACAGTTAACGAGTTCCTCGCACCACGTTGGCAAAAG GTTTCAGCCTTGAATACGACTATCGGCAATATTGTTTTGAAAAGCCATGGATTAGACTTTGAGAGCTACTTTTATTGGGTAGCATTGGGGGCATTGCTTGGATTTGCTTTCCTTTTCAATTTGGGATTTGTTCTGGCTTTAACATTCAGCAGGC CTATCGGGAAGTCTTGCGCTATTATCTCCAGGGAGAAGCTTTCACAAATAAATGGAGGCATAAATGATGCAACCACCACATTTCCTGAAAATCCCAAAAAGACTAAAA GAAGGATGATGGTCTTGCCTTTCCAACCCTTTGCAATGACTTTTCAGGATATCTGTTATTATGTTGATACTCCTCcg CAAATGAGAGAACAAGGCTATACAGGGAAAAAGCTCCAATTACTGCACAACATTACTGGAGCATTCAGACCTGGCATTCTTTCAGTTTTGATGGGTGTCAGTGGAGCAGGGAAAACTACACTCTTGGATGTTCTCTCCGGCCGGAAAACTGGTGGTGCTATTGAGGGAGATATTAGAATCGGTGGATATCCTAAAATGCAAGAAACCTTTGCTAGGATTTCAGGTTACTGTGAACAGACAGACATACATTCTCCTCAAATTACTGTAGAAGAATCAGTCATCTTTTCAGCTTGGCTTCGTCTACCAAACAACATTGACTCTAAAACAAGATCT GAATTTGTGAATGACGTTCTTGAAACAATTGAGCTTGATGATATCAAAGATGCATTAGTTGGTACACAAGGGGTAAATGGCCTCTCTACCGAACAAAGGAAACGACTAACAATAGCTGTTGAGCTTGTAGCTAATCCTTCCATTTTATTTATGGATGAGCCTACCTCAGGACTTGATGCTAGAGCAGCTGCAATTGTCATGCGTGCTGTAAAAAATGTGGCTGATACTGGAAGGACAGTAGTTTGCACCATCCACCAGCCCAGCATCGATATATTTGAGGCATTTGATGAG ctaattctaatgaaaatgGGAGGAAGGCTGATTTATTCTGGACCACTGGGTCAGCATTCAAGCAAAGTCGTTGAATATTTTGAG AGTATCCGTGGAGttccaaaaattaaagataaccAGAATCCAGCAGCATGGATTTTGGAAGTTACATCTGCATCTGCTGAGGCACAACTTGAAGTGAATTTTGCACAAATATACAAGGAATCAACTCTTTACAA TGACAATAAAGAACTAGTTAAACAGCTAAACACACCACCACCAGGTTCAAAAGATTTGCATTTTCTGACTCGTTTCCCACAAAATGAATGGGTTCAGTTCTCAGCTTGTCTGTGGAAACAATACTTGTCCTACTGGAGAAGTCCTTCATACAACTTGGTCCGgttgatttttattcttttcgtGTCTTTGGTAATGGCAGCATTGTTTTGGAAACAAGGGAAGACATT AAACAATCAACAGAGCCTGTTCAACATCCTTGGCTCAATGAACCAGGCAGTACTCTTCAACAGCATAAACAACTGCGCATTAATTATGCCATTTGTGGTAACCGAGCGTGTTGTTCTTTATCGTGAAAAATTTGCAGGGATGTACTCTCCATGGGCCTACTCATTTGCACAG gtagTCATTGAGATCCCTTGTGCATTCATCCAAGCGCTGTTGTTCACAATCCTCGCATACCCAACTATTGGCTACTACTGGTCAGCATACAAATTCCTATGGTTCTTGTACACCATGTTCTGCTCCATTCTCAGTTTTGTTTACCTTGGGATGCTTCTTGCTTCATTGACTCCAAATCTTCAAATGGCCACCATATCATCATCTTTCTTTTATCAAAGTTCCACTCTTTTCTCTGGTTTCATACTCTCAGGCCCA CACATTCCAAAATGGTGGATATGGCTTTACTACATCCTGCCTTTGTCTTGGACATTAAATGGTTTCTTCACTTCACAGTATGGAGATATTCAGCAGGAGATAACAGTGTTTGGAGAAACCAAGACAGTGGCTGATTTTCTCCAGGATTACTTTGGGTTTCAACATGATAGACTCAGACTGGTGGCTTTGGTTCTTCTTGCCTTTCCTTTATTGTTTGCTTCTCTTTTTGCTTATTGTATAGGAAAACTCAACTTCCAGAGGAGATGA